TAAACATGGGCTAGCATCAACTTTAGTTCTTCAAGAACTATGTAGAGAATGGTCAACAGTTTCATCTTTGATTGGAAAATAGGCAAGGAAGACAAAATACGCTTATTTTTGTAGTTCTACTACAATTTGTTTAATATTTTGCAGCCCTGAGACCCTAATCACACAGGTTGTTCAAGCTTAGGCAAGGTGCAGCTGATTAGTTAAGATCAAATTTGAACACCTTGGTCAGAAATGTGATGCTAAGGACATTTCATGAATGACAGGCCACCCGACCAGAAACTAAGGAGTACTCAAGTAAGTTATATAAAATATCAAGAtgcttattaaaaaataatgtcagataaccaattatcccaaaagattaagctgttgggtaagggtcacgtgaataatttaatatataatatttctaacacgccccctcacgcaagagcccactTGGGCTGTGAAGCGTGGATAATtcacaggcccacctaccatgtgctgaaATTCCACATTTTATTAGAAAATGGGGGGCGGCAAGGATCAAACTCTAGACCTtttggtcatagaggctctgatacaatgtcaaataaccaattatcccaaaagcttaagttgttgggtaagggtcacatgaatggtttatattatatttctaacaagaAATAATCAAACCTATCCATTGCAACAAACAGTTAGTTATAAATAATATCACAAATCAACAGAAGGGGTGTCAGTGTGCCTATCTAGAGAAAATGTAGTCACAGTACTGAGGACACTCAGTAGAACATAAAATGGGCGTATAGTTAACAACCAGTCATTCTGAAATTAATTTGTGTTACTCATGTCAATGCATTTTTTATCTGTAGTATACAGTTGGAAGATGGCTTTAGACTAAAATTGATCAAAAATACAAATTCAACGATGAACCTTGAACAGCCGAATTATTCCATGAAGCTTTCAGGAACGTGATAATCAGATCAATACGTTGTAGTTTTAACAATTGAACAATATgagtatccaatcttgataGTGCTTTTAGCTCTCCCGGTGGAGGCATAAATTCCTATGAGTCACCCCTCATGAGCAGTAAGAAAATAAGGGGTCTCAAGTTAGATAGTGACTTTGGCAAATAACTTAATCCACAGTTATTGACTATATTGAGTAAAGTTAGAGCATTCATCTCTCTTAAAAGCACCttggaaaaaaaatactacTAATGTTGTTACCATCTAAAAATTAAGTGGACAATCGTGTATCGTGTATAGAAGATGATGTTCCCTCTTAGATATCTTCTATAATGTTGTCTACCAAAGAAACCACTTCCAAATAATCTACTAATTCCCGCAAGTAGGTATCTTTGACAAACTTTTTTACATTTTATCATTTACTTATTACTCTTTGCAAGATGACAAGTCATGCCCCTCATTAGACCACGCGTCTCTATTAGAAATTGGTCTTCAAGTTTATCCAAAATGGTTTGGTCGCTCCCATTTATCAGTCCATTACCAATGAGATTCATAATCAAATCATCAGTTCCAAAATAAGATAACAAGGCACAGTACAAGAATTATTTGGTAGATAAATTTTGCAATCTCTAATATTTCAGGAGAAAGTGTAGTAGGTGTTTCATCTAATGCAAATTGTCAAGCAAAAATAACTCTCAAGCTTCTTGATTGGAGAGAGTGCGCTTTCTTATCAAATTATTGGGTTGACAATCACTCTGACATGTTCCACATGACTTACTCTGAAATAAGCAATTATCTTTTACGTCTCCAAAACTAACTTGTCTTGTAATCTCGTTATCTCGAGAAAGCTTTATACCTATTATTTTTTACAAGGAACCACTATAATTTTGATATACTAGACTTCTCAGGAACACTAGCAAAAAAGACGTTAGTTAAagttctttttctctttatttctcTCACTGTCAGTAAGAAAGTCGTCCCCACCACAGCCTTTCTATATACATTAATACTGAGCAGTTGAGCACTTGGTCATCCTGTAGAAATATTCACACACCGACTTTTTCAACACTTTAACTAAATTATTTGACAACACTAAACGCCTTTTTCATTATGCTTTCACAATTTATTTGCAAGTATATTCTGCAAATGACTATGTCAATCAATCTAAATTAATATAGTGAGTTCTTCATGTCAATAGCTCTATTTATAATTCATTCAAACAAATACCTGCTTGTGAGTGTTCCACCCATAGGCTTTTAGTTAAGTGCAAGTAGAGTTCACATACATAGTTGTTGGGGTGAAGCATCAATGTTTTTTTCAGCTAATTGAACACTTGAACTTCGACAGCTACCCAAAGTTTTTGTTCTCATTTTGATTTATGGCTTGGATGAGTTGGATCTTGGATTATTTTGAAGCTTACTATTGTGATATATAAGCTTACATTTCAAtttgtgacttttttttttgtttcgtGTATCTTATGATGCATAAAAAGATTCAATTCATGATTCGAATCTCGACTCAATAGCCATGGTTTTAATCAGGAACAAACACAATAAGCTATGTTAGTCCTTTTATTATACTCTTCGAAAAAACAATTATGTGATTCGCACATTCTCTTCAAACCTTTGTTTAACCCATGGTTTGGATGGCAAGTTGCACTTCGCAAATGATCATGTTTAAGATACATCACACAGATGCTAGAGTTAGTAAATTTTGACAGCGGGGGAAGGGGCTGCAATTGGACCAATAGTAATTATCATGTTGGCAAAGTGCAACTAATAAGCTTAATACCTAACATTCAACATTTATCCCAAGACAGATATAAACATGTATAATACTTTAATGTGACGAGAAAACTCCTTATGCTTTAATATTAACTTTGATCTCCCAATGAATACTAGAATTAATCACTTAATAGAAGCATTCACAAAAATTAGTAGGATATGCAATAACATCAAGACCATTatagttaaaaaatatatggatGGCAACTGTATGATAATgcagaatttttaaaaaatgataataatattttaCCCATAGGACATGAAAACCAGGCACACGAAAGTACAATTCACAGAGTGGGAAAATTAGAAAAGTTAACATAAAACTAAAGGAAGGTGATATTGCAAGAAAATTATGGAAGGTAGAGTTCTAAATCCTAAGGTAAGAAATGATGGGTATAACTTATTGAGTGCAGACAGAGAATTAAGGCTGTATTATAAATAGTAGCCATTTGTAAATGATAGAGACCATGAATAGATTCTCAATGGAACTAATGTAAGCTAAAATTCTACTTTGCAATTAGAGTTGAAATATTCGTTTAAAAtgttttcatgtaaaataacTTACCAGAACCATTTAGAATAGGGACCATGTTAACAGCAGAACCTCTTACAACTAGACGGAAATCCCTCTTAAGACCAACATGCTTGGCATATTTCTACACAATTCATAAAGAGACAAAATAAGcatttttttttagtatttCAGATATATACACGTCATGCTGTACATCAACCTATGTGCATCTTGATCAGaggtaaaaataataatagttgGAGTTTGAAGCAGCAGATAGTTAGTATGTGGTTATTGTAACAAAAGCTAAGTTTTTGGAAGAAGAAATTATTAAGACATGGTCACAGGAAATATGCCCTGTcagataatattatttttataaagagCACGAGTGTGAGTTAATAGGTTTACCTGATTAACAGGGGCCTCATTTTCTCGAAAAACAGCATCATGACTATCAATTTCTTCTCCAAATTCTGTCTTCAGAAGGTCCCCAGAATTTCCAACAACAGCACAAGTACGAAACTGCCGCGGATGAAAGGGGGGTTTTGCAGGTAATAATATATTGAGGTTCTCTTCACAAATAGTCCTATTAGTGCACTTCTTTACCCCTCTATAAGAAAAAAACTTGTAATTAGACTCGTTTCCTATCAAGATGCTCCAAACAAACAAATGCAATGCAATTGAAACCAAGAAAGAGTAGAAGTAAGGTTTTGGCATCCATACACTTGTGCTATCCTTTTTGGAGCATACTTTAACCAACCATCAGGACGAGTATCAAGATACTCTCTGGTCAACACCGTAGTCATGTTACGGTACTGCAACATCTCAATATATCAGTATTCAACACAGATTCATCATGAAAATACAATGAAAGCACGGCTAATAAGAAAATAGCAATCCACCTGTTCCCACAATATGATTGCCTCACAAACATCATACTGGAACTCCAAAGGCTCAAACTTTTTAAACTGCGCATTATACTGCAACCATTGAAACGTAATAGTAAACAAAAATTAGTAAAAAACCATCATCTCGCTATTAATGGAAACTGAATAAAAAATGGGTCAGGCACCAGAAAGACATACCCAAGTGCTGTTGGTGCCTTTAGGGAATTTAAGGATCAACGTACAATGGTCAATAATATGTGCAGTGAGTCCAAGCCCCCTATTCGCCTGTTTTCAACCCCAAGCTTAGCACATATCTCCAGAATAGTAAACAATTCAATTCATATAGCCAAATAAAGTCTGGAACACTCAGTGCTTGTTTGGATTACACTTTGCACTTCCCAAACCTCAGTTTAGAGTGTTTAAAAACTAAGTTTCATCTTAGAAAAACATATTAAGCAAATTCACATTGACTTACTAGTTACTACCCATTTGGATGCAAACCAAAGAgtacttattggagcttatttacTGCATTTTCTAAGCTCCATTAAGCCCAAACCCAAACGGGCCCTTACACTTTCACAAATCACATTGACTTATTATAATCGAAACACCCCAAATGGTAAATGAGTATAATAACTAGTATTGAGATCGAATTGGTACTTACGACACATTGCTGAAGAGAGGACTGAAACTGGGACAAGATACGAATTGTCTCAGAGTTACGATCTGAGTAGAGGGAgcctgaaaaagaaaaagcGAGGAAATCAGTGAAAAGTGGAATGGGATTTGCGTTGCGTGATTGTAAGGGATACGAATGATTAccagagaagaaagaagattgGATAGCGAAGAGGATGAGGGAGAAGAGTGCAGCGGCAAACACCAAATATAGGATCCTCGGTTGCCTGCTATGGTTGTTGCTGTTCACCTGCTTCTGCTGTCTCATTGCGACGGCACACAAACGCAGtgtcagagagagagagagagaatcgaATCTAGAACTCCATGAAAATGGAACTGCACCGGAGTGTTGCAGGGAACAGCTTCAGTTCGAGGAAGCGACGACGTTTACGCTCTGAGCGACGAGCACcgacttttcttttcttaagaTGGAGTAACAAGGCAACATATTATGATTAAATTGGACTACGTCACGTCTTGTATAATAccccaacttttttttttgataagcaaaatTTTGTATTAAAAGGGGTATAAGGGTACACCAATCCTTAATACAAGAAAGAATTCAAAAAATACAAGTCAGACCCTTAAAACTAGAGAAATAAAAGCCACCAAACTTAAACCAGTAATGGCAATATAGTCACCACATGTATTCCACACCGCAGGCCGCCACAATAAATCAGTACCAGTAAACTGCAATCCACATAGTATACATTGGCCAACAATATAAATTGAAGCATGACCAAATCTAGCTTTCAGCAACAATACGAGTTCCACCATATTGTACCAGAATCACATATATCCAAAACCAATTCCTACAAACCCTCCAAGCATAATAAAGGTTGTGAAGACCACTCAAACATTGCATAGCTAAAAAAATTCACCTTAGATTTAATCCATTGCCAAGAGCGCCATTTGATAAGTTCCATGATTGAAGAAATATCCGGTTCATCAGAGTTAAAAAATGCAGAATTTCTGGCTAACCAAATGGACCAGACTGTAGCAATCCAGATAGAAAAACAACCCTTCTGCTGGTTTTTTGACCACCCAATGCTAAATTGCAGCAAATGCTCACGAGCAGTTCTTGGAAGTGTTGTATGTATACCTAGCCATCTATAGCACGCGAGCCAAATATCCATCATAACCGGGCAAGCAAAGGCTAGATGATTAGAAGTCTCCACATCAACACAACACAGCTTGCAAATCAATTCCTCATCAGATTGGATAACATTTCTCTTCCGCAAGTTTTCTTTGCTTGGAATTCTATCCAGTAATAGTCTCCAAATAAACACCTTCACATTTGAGGGGGCAATAGAGTTCCAAATCCACAGATAAATAGGATCATAATTTAGCCCGTCTGGAACCtgcaaaaaagaataaaaagagtTAACTGAAAACACGCCATCTTGACTTGGCAGCCGACTCCATTTATCCGCGACACCCTCACGCAAACTGATTTGGTTAATCTCCTCTAGCATTGTGTTAAACCAAGTCTGTTCCCTCCCCGCAAGACCCCTCCTCCAACTCAAATTCCACTGCCACATCCCCTCAGCCCACTCCCCACAATCCTTCACAGTAGCATACTTCATTCGGGATAAATTATAGAGTCTGTGGTACTTATGACATAGAAGACCACCGCCCGTCCAATTCTCTTGCCAAAATTTTGTACTATTTCCCCCCTGAATTGTTTTCTGGGCACCAAGAGCAAACCAATCACCACTCTCATCACAAGAAGAAGAATTGACATCCCTCCACCACGCGGACTCTCTCATTGGGTTGATGCCCATATATTTTGCTTTGATAATTCGGCACCACAAGTTATCTGGCTCAGTTGCAAACCTCCATCTCCACTTGCCAATCAAAGATTTATTAAAAAGTGATAAATCTTTGATTCCCAAACCTCCTAGCTCCTTTGGCTTACACACTGAGACCCAACTAACCCAAGCAATTTTTCTATCCTCATGCCCCCCACCCCACAGGAAATCCCTCATGATCCCGGAACACAATTTTTCCACACTACGAGGAAGTTTGaaaaaagagagataaaataGAGGCAAAGCTGACAGCACACTCTGAATCAAACAAATCCTGCCACCGAAAGAAATAGATTTCATTTTCCAAGAGGAGAGTTTAGATCTAAATTTTTTAATCACTGGTTCCCACATCTTTTGAAGCCTCAAATGACCGCCCACAGGAAGACCCAGATAAATAAAAGGAATATCCATCCTTTTACAGTGAAGAAGTGCAGAGTAGCTCTGAGCAACATTCTCCTCAACAGCAATAGTTGTCAATTTGCTCTTCATGAAATTAACCTTCAGACCTGAGATTAACTCAAAACAGCGCAACACACATTTAACCACAAACAAGTTTTGAAAATTTGCCTCCCCCAGAAAAACAGTATCATCAGCAAATTGAAGAAGTGACACCACCAGAGAGTTATCTCCACCAACCTTGAACCTAGAAAATTTCCCCAATCTTACTGCATTACTAAATAATCCATTCAGCCCTTCTGCAACGATGAGGAATAAGAATGGGGCAAGAGGATCCCCTTGCCTGAGGCCTTTCTCCATTATGAACTCTTTACAAGGACTCCCATTTACTAATACAAAAACAGACGCTGATTCAAGGCAACTCCTAATCCACCCTATCCATCGTTCTTCAAACTTCATTCTGCGCATCATATAAAAAAGAAAGTCCCATTGCACCGAATCATACGCCTTTTCGTAGTCCACTTTAAAGATGAAAGTTGGCTTTTTGTGACACTTGGCCTCATGGACAATTTCATTCACTACCACCACACTATCCAACATATTCCTCCCTTCAAGAAAAGCAAATTGCCTACCATCAATGAGTTTCCCAAGGATAAGCTTGAGTCGACCTGCCAACAACTTAGAAATCACCTTGTAGATACATCCAATCAGAGAAATTGGTCGGAACTCATTTAGACTTTGAGGAGAATTAACCTTTGGGATAAGAACTATGAAAGATGCATTGCTGCCCCTATGCCACACGCCTCTTGACCAAAATTCTTGCACTGTTTTGATAAAATCCTCCTTCATGATACTCCAGAATTTTTGAATGAATTGGAAATTAAAACCATCCGGTCCAGGACTTTTATCACCCCCACACCCCCAAACAGCTTCTTTAATTTCCCCTTCATCAAAGGGAGCCAATAGAGCTAAATTATCTGCCCCAGAAAGAGAATTAAATTGGACCCCGTTGAGAGTTGGCCGACACCaggaatcagatttgaatttattctcgaagaagcttttgacttcttcttttattttagttggatcctcctcccaaacaccAAACACCAATTAGACATAAACTAAGTGTTGTGGTATCCTAGCAAGAACCGTGAAAGAAATCCATTTAAGGTGTACAAACATTTAATccattattattaaaataaaatattattaatcatTACTTACCTATAAgtgttaattaatattaaaaaagataCGTTAGACCACACAGTAGTGATAACACCAATCTACTACACTCACTTTTATCGCAATTACAAATCCCCACAAagtgaaaatatgtttttttttaagtttccCCTTGATGCTTGTAAAAATCACCATAAAAATGAGTGCTAATTCAACACTCTTGTGCAGTTCACATACCACAAATGTTTCATGTTGCTTGATTTCCCACACTTTCCACCGAATTAatcttatattttctcttttacttttttctttcattttgagAAAAGTAAATGCTCGGACGATGTAAAGATTTTGCTAGTATCAACTAACCATattttaaaaatgtaaaaaaaagcaTATCTtacttaattttattaattaatttgacaagcttttaaaatatttgattgattagATGTAACCTTCTTGGTAACGAGATCCTTGCAGAACGCACGTGTAAGGCAAATTTAAGATGATTTTCCCATTTTTAAGTGAGAAATTATGGTGATTTTTGCATTTAAAAAGTGAGAATTTTGTGATGCATTCGAGATCCTTACAGAACACACTTATAAGACGAATTTAAGTTAATTGAAATTGGTGTTATCATATATTGTTGCATGTTATAAAAAGACTATTAACCCGTAACAACACTAAATCAAGCAATCAGATTTTTTCATAGAAGTCAATCGTCCAACATATGCATGGCCAACCACCGATTGTGCTCTTGCATGCTAATTAGACTCATCTAACACTTTCAATCTCCAACATTCTTCATTCTTTCTAGGTCTTCCTCTTAGCTTAAAAGGACACTTACACTTTCTTGTTCATGTGCTCGTGGTTGTCAATTACCCTTGTATGGTCTGTATATCCCACCACGCTCACACCCTAGTGTTAGAAGTTCCTTCCTTTTGACGTTTCCATAGTTAGATTTTGCAGTAACAACAACGCTGTTCTCCTTCCTCACCATCTGAGCTCAATCAAATGTGTGTTTCGCACCTACTACGGGTGCAAAAAAAAGACAATGTACCTAACCAAAAACATGAAAAACTACCACGAAAAGATGAGTAATTGCGAGCCCGACCTCAATGGTGAATATCGGAAGGAAAATGATGATAGTAAAGATGAACAAGATGATTGTCAGTGATGTAGGTGGgtgagatgaagaagatgattgtGGGTGAGTAGGTTTAATGTCGGAAGAAGATTGTGGTGAGGGGATGTCATGATTGATGAAGGTAAGTGAAAGGAAGGACGGTGGTGACAATGGTGGAGAttgaacaagaagaagaagaagaggatggTAGATGGTGAaagatttttttataggcaaatgttagttgttagtaatgttagtaaattagtcatcctcagggttcgaatctTATACCCTTTACCTTTCATTTCACCCAACCCTCATATCTCTAGTTCTTaacacttgagctatcattcagagACGTTGATGGTGAATGATAGAAAGAGGATGGCGGTGGTAACAGGTAAGGTTGATCAAAAATAGGATGATGATAGGTAAAGGGATGAAGATTGTTTTTAAGGGTAGTCCTAATAATATCTTTCAATTGATcgaataaaatataaaatatatacaatataatatataagaattaaaaataatcaatttaaaaataCATGACAACAATACCACCCAAATTACAATACAGCAAAACTaatgattaaaattaaatatataaagatGCTCTTATATAAAGGACATAACGCTCTGGTCTTCACCTCAGTTCTCTCCTTAACGCTCGCTG
This is a stretch of genomic DNA from Lotus japonicus ecotype B-129 chromosome 1, LjGifu_v1.2. It encodes these proteins:
- the LOC130729780 gene encoding sialyltransferase-like protein 1; translated protein: MRQQKQVNSNNHSRQPRILYLVFAAALFSLILFAIQSSFFSGSLYSDRNSETIRILSQFQSSLQQCVANRGLGLTAHIIDHCTLILKFPKGTNSTWYNAQFKKFEPLEFQYDVCEAIILWEQYRNMTTVLTREYLDTRPDGWLKYAPKRIAQVGVKKCTNRTICEENLNILLPAKPPFHPRQFRTCAVVGNSGDLLKTEFGEEIDSHDAVFRENEAPVNQKYAKHVGLKRDFRLVVRGSAVNMVPILNGSDDEVFIIKSMTHKEINAVIKTVRNPVYLFQGIVLRRGAKGTGMKSVELALSMCDVVDIYGFTVDPGYSLWTRYFTAPRKGHNPLQGRAYYQLLECLGVIRIHSPMRSKRRQDWSDVPSSEMISQAHAAALRLKKSPAAQLGQFGNCKVWGNVDPDKSGPISGSPDMSDVRKYSNYSKWEVMPIESLRKDAQDHYKQMQGVSIYKLDGNRLDDLVCVRHSLKSDV